From Garra rufa chromosome 19, GarRuf1.0, whole genome shotgun sequence, the proteins below share one genomic window:
- the f2rl1.2 gene encoding coagulation factor II (thrombin) receptor-like 1, tandem duplicate 2 translates to MAVYASFWTLLFSLCVILALAQPSRDKGRGFLIVQDEVTGKLFIDQVTTDTLKSGLTTIFLPIIYIIVLVVGLPTNAMAIWVLLFRSKKINPAAIYMGNLALADLMFVIWMPLKIAYHLKGNDWTFGEGMCKVLVGFFYGNMYCSILFITCLSIQRYWVCAHPLSQQRKNTKFAIIVSVCIWVFISVSTTPMYLYQQTVEITDLNITTCHDVNLISLKNFNSGNVFEDVKLPYYYFMVMAGLVFFIPMLVIIAAYILLLRLLGISTIEGSAGKTRQRAVILIVTVLITFLVCFIPSNVMLVVHYALLGNGWANNGYGFYILTLCLTSLNSCLDPFIYYYVSDEFREHVKNTLLCRSSRTVERMRVSFSSLKYSKKTHTYNSSTSNTQSSNC, encoded by the exons ATGGCTGTCTACGCAAGTTTTTGGACCTTGTTGTTTTCCTTGTGTGTGATTTTAGCTTTGGCGCAGCCAA gtAGAGACAAAGGACGAGGTTTCTTAATCGTGCAGGATGAAGTTACAGGCAAACTGTTCATTGATCAGGTCACTACAGATACGCTAAAGAGCGGACTCACAACTATCTTCCTGCCAATTATTTACATAATTGTTCTTGTGGTTGGGTTGCCAACCAACGCCATGGCTATATGGGTCTTGCTGTTCAGGTCAAAGAAAATTAACCCGGCTGCCATTTACATGGGCAACCTAGCTTTGGCTGACCTTATGTTTGTCATCTGGATGCCTCTCAAGATCGCTTACCATTTAAAAGGAAATGACTGGACCTTCGGAGAAGGGATGTGTAAAGTTTTAGTTGGTTTCTTCTACGGCAACATGTACTGCTCCATCCTCTTCATCACTTGTTTGAGCATCCAGCGGTACTGGGTCTGCGCTCACCCGCTCTCCCAACAAAGAAAAAACACCAAGTTTGCAATCATCGTATCTGTGTGCATTTGGGTCTTCATTTCGGTCAGTACTACACCTATGTACCTGTACCAGCAAACCGTTGAAATCACCGACCTTAACATCACCACCTGCCACGACGTCAATCTCATCAGCTTGAAGAACTTTAATTCAGGCAACGTGTTTGAGGATGTTAAGCTGCCTTATTATTATTTCATGGTGATGGCAGGTCTTGTGTTCTTCATCCCAATGTTGGTCATCATCGCAGCTTACATTCTTCTCCTTCGCTTGCTTGGAATCTCCACAATCGAGGGCAGTGCTGGAAAAACCCGGCAAAGAGCCGTGATTCTCATCGTCACTGTGCTCATAACGTTCTTGGTCTGCTTCATCCCAAGTAACGTGATGTTAGTCGTGCACTATGCTCTCCTCGGAAACGGCTGGGCCAACAACGGCTATGGTTTCTACATCCTCACGCTGTGCCTGACCAGTCTAAACAGCTGTTTGGATCCTTTCATCTACTATTATGTCTCGGATGAGTTCAGGGAGCATGTCAAGAACACGCTACTGTGCCGTAGCAGTCGTACGGTGGAGAGGATGAGGGTCTCGTTCAGCTCATTGAAGTACTCTAAAAAGACCCACACATATAATTCAAGCACAAGCAATACACAAAGCAGCAACTGCTGA
- the f2rl1.1 gene encoding proteinase-activated receptor 2 codes for MAHRLIWIYTLLILISVNLSSQSSNQDRGFTGEETKNGVSVTDTAVAVLDSKLTQIFLPVVYIIVFSVGLPANAMAIWVFLFRTKKKHPSSIFMANLAMADLLFVIWIPLKIAYHFNGNNWIYGEAMCKVLVGFFYGNMYCSTAFIACISVQRYWAIVHPLSHQKRNNKLATGVSVCVWLVVWIITVPLYLYDQTVKVTNMDIVTCHDVTRPSQSRYPSIYFLIMGVIGFVVPCIVCIVAYVQMLLALKSSMTDADIVQKRRKAVILIVTVLVMFLVCFTPSNIMVMVHYTFLFMGVQDSGYGFYITTLCLASLNSCVDPFVYYFISDEFREHVRNTFLCRSERNAQRMRVSFSALKYSQKSSTYTSESGNTQSSSY; via the exons ATGGCGCACAGATTGATTTGGATTTACACTTTGCTTATCTTAATCAGCGTGAACCTGTCTAGTCAAA GTTCTAACCAGGACAGGGGCTTTACTGGTGAAGAAACTAAGAATGGAGTGTCTGTGACCGATACTGCTGTTGCTGTGCTGGACAGCAAGCTCACCCAGATCTTCTTGCCAGTAGTGTACATCATCGTCTTCAGTGTGGGCTTGCCGGCCAATGCCATGGCCATCTGGGTGTTCCTCTTCAGAACAAAGAAGAAACATCCCTCATCCATTTTTATGGCCAACCTCGCAATGGCGGACCTACTGTTCGTAATCTGGATTCCTCTAAAGATCGCGTACCATTTTAACGGGAATAACTGGATCTACGGAGAAGCCATGTGCAAAGTCCTAGTGGGCTTTTTCTATGGCAACATGTATTGTTCAACTGCTTTCATTGCGTGTATTAGTGTCCAGAGGTACTGGGCCATAGTACATCCTCTTTCCCACCAGAAAAGGAACAACAAGTTGGCAACtggcgtgtctgtgtgtgtgtggctggTCGTGTGGATCATTACCGTGCCTCTTTATCTTTATGACCAGACCGTGAAGGTCACCAACATGGATATTGTTACCTGCCATGACGTCACTCGCCCCAGCCAGTCACGCTACCCTTCTATCTACTTCCTGATTATGGGAGTTATTGGATTCGTAGTTCCCTGCATAGTATGCATAGTAGCATATGTGCAGATGCTACTCGCTCTTAAGAGCTCGATGACGGACGCAGACATCGTTCAGAAGCGAAGGAAGGCTGTCATCCTCATCGTCACGGTGCTGGTGATGTTCCTTGTGTGTTTCACCCCAAGTAACATCATGGTTATGGTGCATTACACCTTTCTCTTTATGGGAGTACAGGACAGCGGTTATGGCTTCTACATTACTACACTGTGCCTGGCCAGCCTCAACAGCTGCGTCGATCCATTTGTGTATTATTTCATCTCAGATGAGTTCAGAGAACATGTTAGAAACACGTTTCTTTGCCGCAGCGAACGCAACGCGCAGAGAATGCGGGTTTCCTTCAGCGCACTGAAGTATTCGCAGAAAAGCAGTACCTATACGTCAGAATCTGGAAACACGCAGAGCAGTTCCTACTAA
- the LOC141292071 gene encoding proteinase-activated receptor 1-like encodes MNVGNNTTIPSSGPLLAPPEWVLLYKGLMVTRVMPSISIFIILLSLPLNGLAVVTFTCRIREKKPSEIYMSHLACVDLLFTLLLPLKIHYRLNGSDWVFGEAVCRLLSAAYYGNMYCSILLMMCMSVDRLLGVAFPVASLTWRSTRKATCVCLLIGLLALIGIVPLLSMKQTIRFENVGITCFDVQPDPSVMIYFFVFLTILFISFFLPLVVILVSYSIILYVLCAKPDHSLTSSSSSDNRRRAVIMATAVLTEFVVCFAPSNGILLYHLVTCLVTGACSTDTFSAYKLAMCLGSSSVFLDPLLYYYSSSRYREQIRSVFWVCKAKTANIP; translated from the coding sequence ATGAATGTGGGAAATAACACAACTATACCATCCTCTGGGCCATTGCTCGCCCCGCCTGAATGGGTACTCCTCTATAAAGGCTTGATGGTCACACGCGTCATGCCCTCAATCTCCATCTTCATCATCCTCCTTAGTTTGCCCCTGAATGGTTTGGCTGTGGTGACGTTCACCTGTAGGATTCGAGAGAAAAAACCATCAGAGATCTACATGTCTCACCTGGCGTGTGTGGACCTGCTCTTCACCCTGCTGCTGCCTCTGAAGATCCACTACCGGTTGAACGGTTCAGATTGGGTGTTCGGTGAGGCGGTGTGTCGTTTGCTCAGTGCAGCTTACTACGGCAACATGTACTGCTCCATACTGCTGATGATGTGCATGAGTGTGGACAGACTGCTGGGCGTGGCGTTTCCTGTCGCCTCTTTGACCTGGAGGAGCACAAGGAAAGCCACATGTGTTTGTTTGCTGATCGGGCTGCTGGCGCTCATTGGCATAGTACCACTTCTCTCAATGAAACAAACAATTAGATTTGAGAATGTGGGCATCACCTGCTTTGACGTTCAGCCGGACCCTTCAGTaatgatatatttttttgtgtttttaacaatTCTTTTCATCTCCTTCTTCTTGCCACTGGTTGTCATTTTAGTCAGCTACTCTATTATCTTATATGTGCTCTGTGCTAAACCTGATCACTCATTAACTTCATCATCTTCCTCAGACAACCGAAGGAGGGCTGTGATTATGGCTACTGCTGTGTTGACTGAGTTTGTTGTGTGCTTTGCACCATCCAATGGCATCCTGTTGTACCACTTAGTCACCTGTTTAGTCACCGGTGCCTGTAGTACAGATACCTTTTCAGCTTACAAGTTAGCTATGTGTTTGGGAAGCTCAAGTGTTTTTCTGGACCCTCTACTGTACTACTACAGCTCGTCTCGGTACAGAGAGCAGATCCGCTCTGTGTTTTGGGTCTGCAAGGCAAAAACAGCTAACATACCATGA